The following proteins come from a genomic window of Montipora foliosa isolate CH-2021 chromosome 2, ASM3666993v2, whole genome shotgun sequence:
- the LOC137991875 gene encoding uncharacterized protein, whose amino-acid sequence MCHLLITIETCSSAGYGSTARFPDVDGQPYQDVQASRLNIYIPLLTSCSKFASAILCSLYVPKCEEGQRKPLVPCRKVCTNFVGECLDTLRIAGLVGMFTALCDLLPDENIPSKNCFYPWKFNDTSSQAPSTSVCHGVTHQTCRNDLHYNNTFIPPNLQTLGLADTVFKSVIESKCSTEFEKFLCFTQFPPCDPNRPSRVMLPCKSLCDTVDKKCWREFKNAKIPLPHCDFVYPRMNSSTGLCEVTEWPAAWPKKFRPAPPPLGTCEDITVQSCSNAGYKLTAKFGTTFQASKGRLLDTMLPYVQSCSPYSSLILCSLFLPKCIPGSGRPMLPCRQVCLDFARKCVNELRLVSTAGMTTALCDLLPVFDGTPDKCILPSGFQPTDLSKLSSFPSFTVSTRNVCYNVTSTKCSADLHYDKTFLPSDDQRASEMTILQPIINSQCSPDIEKYLCYTRLPPCSADTSVVHLPCRELCQRITRDCGDVFKANYIPPLDCDYLFPPGDSESGLCNMTQWPAPWPWKIPQSVPPTSVGPTQCVPLKANACLNAGYDLTADFPGIDGRPYQQVKSKSLNIYLSFLRSCSKYSEAVMCSLFMPKCVEGVQRPILPCRSVCLEFVAGCQHFLSLASHAGLFRALCDLLPEQDMWPNTCFVPKGFKPTIPAGGFAFASKIAHLKHPELLKLAADLPLRTIEAKAPSTTERYSRAFQKFREWSSLYNEVVCLPWDEISVSLYLESLIQGGSPYSSVESACYGINWTHNLYGFLRFQIG is encoded by the exons ATGTGTCATCTGTTGATCACTATTGAAACATGCTCGTCGGCCGGTTATGGGTCAACAGCAAGGTTTCCTGATGTTGATGGTCAACCTTACCAAGATGTGCAGGCTTCTCGCTTGAATATCTATATCCCGCTGTTGACATCCTGTTCAAAATTTGCAAGTGCAATTCTGTGTTCTTTGTACGTGCCAAAATGTGAGGAAGGTCAAAGGAAGCCTTTGGTTCCATGTCGTAAAGTTTGTACCAATTTTGTTGGAGAATGCCTCGATACTCTGCGCATTGCGGGGCTGGTTGGCATGTTTACTGCACTTTGCGATCTTCTGCCTGACGAAAACATACCATCAAAGAATTGTTTCTATCCTTGGAAATTCAACGATACCTCTTCCCAAG CCCCTTCAACAAGTGTCTGCCATGGTGTTACACACCAGACATGCAGGAATGATCTTCATTACAATAACACATTCATTCCACCAAATCTTCAAACTTTGGGTTTGGCTGACACCGTATTCAAGTCAGTGATCGAAAGCAAGTGTTCAACAGAGTTCGAAAAGTTCCTCTGCTTTACTCAGTTTCCACCATGTGATCCCAATCGCCCAAGCAGAGTAATGCTACCATGTAAATCACTCTGTGATACAGTCGACAAGAAATGTTGGAGagagtttaagaatgcaaagaTTCCACTTCCTCATTGTGATTTTGTCTACCCAAGAATGAACAGCAGTACAGGTCTCTGTGAAGTTACAGAATGGCCTGCAGCTTGGCCTAAGAAATTCAGGCCAGCACCACCTC CTCTGGGTACTTGTGAAGACATCACTGTTCAGTCATGTTCCAATGCAGGTTACAAACTAACTGCAAAATTTGGCACAACTTTCCAAGCTTCAAAGGGACGTCTCTTAGACACCATGCTTCCGTACGTTCAGTCGTGTTCTCCCTATAGCAGCTTAATTCTCTGTTCCTTGTTTCTTCCAAAATGTATTCCAGGAAGTGGTAGACCTATGTTGCCATGTCGACAAGTTTGTTTGGATTTTGCTAGAAAATGTGTGAATGAACTGCGATTAGTGTCAACAGCAGGAATGACTACAGCACTTTGTGATCTTCTGCCTGTGTTTGATGGAACCCCAGACAAGTGCATCCTACCATCTGGATTTCAGCCAACTGACTTGAGTAAGCTAAGCAGCTTTCCTTCTT TCACTGTCTCTACCAGGAATGTCTGCTATAATGTCACGTCAACAAAGTGCTCTGCTGATCTTCATTATGACAAGACCTTTCTACCATCAGATGATCAGAGGGCATCAGAGATGACCATTCTACAGCCCATCATAAACAGCCAATGTTCACCCGACATTGAAAAGTACTTGTGTTACACCCGCCTGCCCCCTTGTTCAGCAGACACCTCTGTGGTTCACTTACCTTGCAGGGAACTCTGCCAGAGAATCACACGTGATTGTGGAGATGTATTCAAGGCAAATTATATCCCACCACTGGACTGTGATTACCTGTTTCCACCTGGAGATAGTGAAAGTGGACTGTGTAACATGACACAATGGCCTGCACCTTGGCCTTGGAAAATACCACAGTCTGTCCCTCCTACTTCAG TTGGTCCTACACAGTGTGTTCCACTGAAAGCAAATGCATGTCTTAATGCTGGGTATGACTTGACTGCAGACTTCCCAGGTATTGATGGCAGGCCATACCAGCAAGTCAAATCAAAGAGTTTAAACATCTACCTGAGCTTCCTAAGATCATGTTCAAAATACAGTGAAGCAGTCATGTGTTCTCTGTTCATGCCAAAATGTGTGGAAGGAGTTCAACGGCCCATTCTTCCCTGTCGAAGTGTTTGTTTGGAGTTTGTAGCAGGCTGTCAACATTTTCTGTCTTTAGCCTCACATGCTGGTTTGTTTAGAGCTCTCTGTGATTTGTTACCTGAACAAGACATGTGGCCCAACACTTGCTTTGTGCCAAAGGGATTTAAACCAACTATCCCAGCTG GTGGATTTGCGTTTGCTTCGAAGATTGCTCATCTAAAGCACCCAGAGCTTCTCAAGTTAGCAGCCGATCTTCCCTTGCGCACCATTGAAGCGAAGGCTCCTTCGACGACGGAGCGTTACTCGAGAGCTTTTCAGAAATTCAGGGAATGGTCTTCACTTTACAACGAGGTTGTTTGCCTGCCATGGGACGAGatttcagtttctctttattTAGAGTCCCTGATTCAGGGTGGTTCTCCGTATTCTTCTGTTGAGTCTGCTTGCTACGGTATTAATTGGACGCATAATTTGTATGGTTTTCTGCGATTCCAAATTGGTTAA